A window of the Oscillospiraceae bacterium NTUH-002-81 genome harbors these coding sequences:
- a CDS encoding DUF3847 domain-containing protein: MPKKQPTTIEECNAELERTQKLLQQYENRNKMLNRKLSAEKRKERNHRIFLFGGFMESIVPELKTMTEDEGKDFLYHIAKSMEAQEYLKKRAEGMEAG, encoded by the coding sequence ATGCCGAAAAAACAACCGACTACCATCGAGGAATGTAATGCCGAACTGGAACGCACACAGAAGCTATTACAGCAGTACGAAAACCGAAATAAGATGCTCAACCGCAAGCTGTCCGCCGAGAAACGCAAGGAGCGCAATCACCGTATTTTCCTGTTTGGCGGCTTTATGGAAAGCATCGTGCCGGAGCTGAAAACCATGACGGAGGACGAAGGCAAGGACTTCTTGTATCACATCGCAAAGAGTATGGAAGCACAGGAGTATTTGAAAAAACGCGCCGAGGGGATGGAAGCCGGATAA